The following proteins come from a genomic window of Paenibacillus sp. CAA11:
- a CDS encoding stalk domain-containing protein has translation MKKWMYLVSGVVIGAVLATSGSALAAQVKSLVGQKVTSELTVVVNGKVLSDKGAVINNKTNVPVRALADAMGADIMVDGKTVKVTTGTPSQDEPLAAASPATPSTNKYIGLSKASIEDSLDVLKNQILRINETARDGVLKEIEQAKKAEAPELLSSKQKQLAEIEAKISETKADIAQAEAALAQLK, from the coding sequence ATGAAAAAGTGGATGTATCTCGTAAGCGGAGTAGTAATAGGAGCAGTTTTAGCAACATCGGGTAGCGCGTTAGCTGCTCAGGTTAAGAGCCTTGTGGGACAGAAGGTGACTTCTGAATTGACAGTTGTTGTTAACGGCAAAGTGCTGAGCGACAAAGGTGCAGTAATTAACAATAAAACCAACGTTCCAGTCCGGGCGTTGGCTGATGCTATGGGAGCTGACATAATGGTAGATGGAAAGACAGTGAAGGTAACTACCGGGACACCTTCGCAAGATGAGCCTCTTGCAGCAGCCAGTCCTGCAACGCCTTCCACGAATAAATATATCGGTTTAAGTAAAGCATCTATAGAGGATTCCTTAGACGTATTAAAGAACCAAATTTTAAGAATTAACGAGACTGCTAGAGATGGTGTTCTTAAAGAAATCGAACAGGCAAAGAAGGCGGAAGCCCCTGAGCTACTATCATCGAAACAAAAGCAACTTGCTGAAATAGAGGCTAAAATATCTGAAACAAAAGCTGACATCGCGCAAGCAGAAGCAGCTCTCGCGCAACTAAAATAA
- a CDS encoding phage tail spike protein yields the protein MITEYLQSYDKDRKRIGILVDAYEIQRTRRINSDYSLTFSVPMTSADFREKIVVKGHVRDERGQYYVINSRQRTRDGRKLTAQISCTHVMFKLTDYKFPYASYMAEGYGIHISQLTSLISQATGGRFTFSIDDTFDLVDVKDFGRGTCLQALNSVVEMYGAEVEPDNFTIHLRKRVGDQASEMRYQLAKNIVGATFTDDSSSLCTRLFAQMKDGRTWIGQPASILTADERARLEAIPGAIVGGKLAVNYLVSQYASQWASDSVPFFDDEIIDQNVTDPVKLLELARKALAEREMPTLEVSVNAADLYKLDKTEPKPGLGDVVTCVDPELGLANIRARITELTEYPYERDKQSTVTVANVMTRDYAQIIADLDKSKRAFTDLLSGGRIRADAFEDFAKQAVIDVNNSKTEVKYDTRGIILQDKTDARNQVIMTSNGIVLTTDGGRTARTAITARGIAAEVISGQLGNFVTLEIGSGNNITKINTNGLSAGHADFNSAPFRVDMQGNITANRLTANSANIFSSNFTNGAIVGSSINVGGGRFTVDSAGNMYAEGSTTIGGTITGSLIRTSASGRRIELDAQGLRTYDGSGANRIKINTGTDTGVAALTFYGTGGAFAGEINSYQNTGQLMIFSNDITIGSNNTANPIRMDGAAIFSGPVTFRSTVSGDIPINTITGLSKELSQIWIAINSKAPLSHTHSVTIPNHNHGNPQNSNSGGGTFTTTAL from the coding sequence CTGATTACGGAGTATTTACAGTCATACGATAAGGACCGCAAACGCATCGGCATTCTCGTCGATGCTTACGAAATCCAGCGGACAAGGCGGATTAACTCAGACTACTCGCTAACGTTTTCGGTGCCGATGACCTCCGCAGACTTTCGCGAAAAAATCGTAGTAAAAGGCCACGTTCGGGATGAGCGCGGCCAATACTACGTTATTAACTCGCGGCAACGAACGAGAGACGGCCGCAAGCTTACGGCGCAAATCTCGTGTACGCACGTTATGTTTAAGCTCACGGATTACAAGTTCCCGTACGCGTCATATATGGCTGAGGGCTACGGGATTCACATTTCGCAGCTTACCTCGCTTATCTCGCAGGCTACTGGCGGCCGCTTTACGTTCTCAATCGACGATACTTTCGATTTGGTCGACGTTAAGGACTTCGGCCGAGGCACGTGTCTGCAGGCGCTAAATAGCGTAGTTGAGATGTACGGCGCCGAGGTAGAGCCGGACAACTTTACGATTCACCTGCGCAAAAGGGTCGGCGACCAAGCGTCTGAGATGCGCTATCAGCTTGCGAAAAATATCGTAGGGGCTACGTTTACAGACGATAGCTCCTCTTTGTGTACGCGATTGTTCGCGCAGATGAAAGATGGGCGTACCTGGATCGGTCAGCCTGCGTCGATACTAACGGCGGATGAGCGGGCGCGTCTCGAAGCGATTCCGGGCGCCATTGTTGGCGGGAAGCTTGCGGTTAACTATCTCGTATCCCAATACGCGAGCCAGTGGGCGAGTGATAGCGTGCCGTTTTTTGACGATGAGATTATTGACCAAAACGTTACCGATCCGGTTAAGCTCTTGGAGCTCGCGAGAAAGGCGTTGGCCGAGCGTGAGATGCCAACGCTGGAAGTATCCGTCAACGCTGCGGACCTATATAAACTCGATAAAACGGAGCCTAAGCCGGGCCTCGGCGATGTGGTAACGTGTGTCGATCCGGAGCTTGGCCTCGCCAATATTAGGGCGCGGATTACGGAGCTGACCGAGTATCCGTACGAGCGGGACAAGCAATCGACCGTAACCGTTGCTAACGTAATGACGCGGGATTATGCGCAGATCATCGCTGACCTCGACAAGTCTAAGCGGGCATTCACGGACCTGCTCAGCGGCGGCCGCATTCGGGCGGATGCGTTCGAGGATTTCGCAAAGCAGGCGGTCATTGATGTCAATAACTCGAAGACCGAGGTTAAGTACGATACACGCGGAATCATCCTGCAGGATAAGACGGATGCGCGCAATCAGGTCATTATGACATCGAACGGGATCGTTTTAACGACGGATGGGGGAAGAACCGCAAGGACTGCGATAACGGCACGCGGGATTGCAGCGGAAGTCATCTCGGGCCAGCTCGGGAATTTCGTTACGCTAGAGATCGGCTCAGGCAATAACATTACGAAGATCAATACGAACGGGTTAAGCGCGGGCCATGCGGACTTTAACAGCGCACCGTTTCGCGTCGATATGCAGGGCAACATCACAGCGAATAGGCTCACCGCAAACAGCGCGAATATATTCTCGTCCAACTTTACGAATGGCGCGATTGTAGGTTCGTCGATTAACGTCGGTGGCGGAAGATTCACGGTAGACAGCGCGGGGAATATGTACGCAGAGGGCAGTACGACGATCGGCGGCACAATTACCGGGTCGCTTATCCGGACGTCTGCGTCTGGCCGGCGTATCGAGCTGGACGCGCAGGGCTTGCGTACTTATGACGGCAGCGGTGCCAATCGGATTAAGATTAATACCGGAACAGATACCGGAGTGGCTGCGTTAACCTTTTACGGAACAGGCGGCGCGTTTGCTGGCGAAATTAACTCGTATCAAAATACGGGGCAGCTCATGATATTCTCTAACGATATTACAATCGGGTCTAATAACACAGCAAACCCGATACGCATGGACGGTGCGGCTATTTTCAGTGGACCGGTTACATTCCGAAGTACAGTTAGCGGTGATATTCCTATTAACACTATAACTGGCCTAAGTAAAGAGCTTAGCCAGATATGGATTGCGATAAACAGTAAGGCACCGCTTAGTCACACACACAGTGTTACTATTCCGAACCATAATCACGGAAATCCGCAAAACTCGAACTCCGGCGGAGGGACCTTCACAACAACTGCCCTGTAG
- a CDS encoding phage distal tail protein — MTTFGGPFNRLPFNRPYSLETLFSAVFESLTEANGRLSVDFPVTVVFESASDLSVSLTREYEIIAAIESASELFTQLIRERSFTAPIQSSTEFIAKAVSTHVDKIAFTGDFRPGDRLVIDTRTKTITLNGVNVLDKMDGDFFELIFGANAITYTDNESVRSVLTRVTHRDRYLY; from the coding sequence GTGACCACGTTCGGCGGACCCTTTAACCGGTTGCCCTTTAACCGTCCCTACTCGCTAGAGACGTTATTTTCCGCAGTTTTCGAATCTCTGACGGAGGCGAACGGGCGCCTCTCCGTTGACTTCCCGGTGACCGTCGTATTCGAATCCGCGTCCGACCTTAGCGTAAGCCTAACGCGAGAATACGAGATTATCGCAGCGATCGAGTCGGCGTCCGAGCTATTTACGCAGCTCATTCGAGAGCGGTCGTTCACGGCGCCCATCCAGTCGTCGACCGAGTTTATCGCGAAGGCGGTTAGCACGCACGTCGATAAGATCGCGTTTACTGGCGACTTTAGGCCGGGCGACCGTCTCGTTATTGATACGCGCACTAAGACGATTACGCTAAACGGCGTCAATGTGCTTGATAAGATGGACGGGGATTTCTTCGAGCTTATTTTCGGAGCCAACGCAATAACCTATACGGACAACGAATCGGTGCGATCAGTCCTCACGCGGGTTACGCACCGAGACCGATACTTATACTAA
- a CDS encoding XkdX family protein, translating to MFENDFERLKYYFEKKWAKEPQLKLYVKFEVITPEEYKKITSEEYSA from the coding sequence ATGTTTGAGAACGATTTTGAGCGCCTGAAATATTACTTCGAAAAAAAGTGGGCTAAAGAGCCGCAGCTTAAGCTGTACGTTAAGTTTGAGGTGATCACTCCGGAAGAATATAAGAAAATCACTAGCGAGGAGTACAGCGCGTGA
- a CDS encoding phage tail fiber protein: MAVQISNWLSAQLLNAALRSTNFTAPTSVYLALYTSDPTAADTGAEVTGGGYVRKAITFAAPALVSGRQTVSSAVDVEFPIATADWGLVTHVGIRDAATGGNLLWTVALPSPRTIQTGDKPKFLASGVTVAFVQ, from the coding sequence ATGGCGGTACAAATATCGAATTGGCTATCCGCGCAGCTACTTAACGCAGCCCTGCGCAGCACAAACTTTACGGCGCCGACTAGCGTTTATCTTGCGCTCTACACGTCGGACCCAACAGCGGCAGATACTGGTGCGGAAGTAACGGGCGGGGGCTATGTGCGCAAGGCGATTACATTCGCGGCGCCTGCGCTCGTATCCGGCAGGCAAACGGTGAGTAGCGCGGTTGACGTGGAGTTCCCGATTGCTACGGCGGACTGGGGCCTCGTTACACATGTCGGCATTCGAGACGCGGCAACAGGCGGAAACTTACTTTGGACGGTGGCGCTGCCGAGTCCGCGTACGATTCAGACCGGCGACAAGCCGAAATTCCTGGCGTCAGGCGTAACGGTAGCATTCGTACAATAA
- a CDS encoding distal tail protein Dit: MIYDVCVNGTWLSTLGASLFERHIPVLPAEEENTVKIAGTDGVVDFGSTYSTRQLDLTLEITVAPEEFHRTLAKLARIFNAKRGELTLEFSDMPGKYYRAVYTGTLALDGQIGSRLLDVSLRMNDPWPSGPEQVREVTITRSPESVVISSDADVPAQPVIVLTNTGANTIHGFTITNEYSND, translated from the coding sequence ATGATCTATGACGTTTGTGTAAATGGGACGTGGTTATCAACGCTGGGCGCCTCGCTATTCGAGCGTCACATTCCCGTCTTGCCGGCGGAGGAAGAGAACACGGTTAAGATCGCGGGCACTGACGGCGTGGTCGATTTTGGGAGCACATACTCTACGCGACAGCTCGACTTAACGCTAGAGATCACGGTAGCCCCCGAGGAGTTTCACCGCACACTTGCGAAGCTGGCTCGCATCTTTAACGCGAAGCGCGGCGAGCTAACGCTTGAGTTTAGCGATATGCCTGGCAAGTATTATCGGGCGGTGTACACGGGGACTCTCGCGTTGGACGGGCAGATCGGCAGTCGGCTATTGGACGTTAGCCTGCGCATGAATGACCCGTGGCCGAGCGGTCCCGAGCAGGTGCGCGAAGTTACGATAACCCGCTCGCCGGAATCCGTAGTCATCTCGTCAGACGCAGATGTGCCGGCTCAACCGGTTATCGTGCTCACAAATACCGGCGCGAATACAATTCACGGATTTACGATCACAAACGAGTACAGCAACGATTAA
- a CDS encoding phage tail tape measure protein produces the protein MTKIEAVDVGGIRAKITADISGYEAGVERAKAKTAELGVAGRQASAGLAQMAETRSKITQLTSVLDNVNSRIEVQRKKLAELKASYDTTFDAQKRSKLEAQIANTEGALLRLTATSDKTAKQIWALEDSLAKSGKSAQITSANFKQIGDSLRQLGASSSQIAAIEKSLKQANPEVLKRELAEVTAEMKRLGASSADIDKVTKELERNATSSRRVSNEVKALGVAYTGLAVAMGVAITKAVKTSADFEQSMANVKAISEATGDEFERLKNQALQLGATTAYTAAQSADAQALLAQAGFKTNEIIAAMPGVLSLAAAGQVDLATTADISSSILRGFGLQAEETSRVVDVLAKSSIDTNADVTDLGYAMKYVAPVAASMGISIEEATAAVGELSNAGIKGEMAGTQLRAILLALASPSKEAAFYMERLGVNIKDSSGNIVPLSNLIGQLTSVWGRLTQAQQADVAATLVGREAASGFITLIQNGQGTLDQYTESLKNAGGTAERVAGVQMDTLKGSITEMKSALEGVGITVGDTFAPAIRGAAEGITKLLSGFSQMNPEMRNAIVIFATITPLVAGAITAVVALRAAFATLQTTLAAAGVQMATFSASIPVIGAISLAVGALAAGISAIVAKNREAAEAVKKHDDAQKALNDTLNKSPLSRSVQELKELKAKHDELAKVLDQRTKFQERLNELEAQGSKGDNYGVVSEIDVLKEGIEGLDEKLRELGYDSAPEAQKKLAEMGKAAEQSVPALLEMKRAEIDDLAAKNDKISTMEGLVKRYRELSGAQNTSAAQQQELVSITDQLRKQYPDLNDKLGTATTMRAGEVDMVQKQIQADRNFYEQSAKSMRGYLTNLQKTTEAQRSEIMAQIQNYQQLINVMSTLAGAKAGASIIAPAGKNHKSTLKTDQGELFDLEQKLAANNQAEQAVKRALASLDAGYKGGGAKLPSIDLTPPSKTRKAKTGGAKAKKTKKSGKSAAELAEEARKKAYDADIATVRYQADMYDWSADKQIEAYEKVRGRHKKYLAESIEDQRTLNLQLKRLTEDSVKSRYELSTTWIDKDQRRMEEANKTDVEMAKAKVDAYTRLRSKYAKTSDQFKDADDKLYQARKELTSALVAESKRQYEASAEWIEKEERRMEDAGKSEQDIAAAKLAAWTRVRDRYKKESELYKKDSELYKSYSELYKKADEEVYRARKDLTQKSEKLAEDLVKTQKSSIEDAKKAELAAIEERKKAALADYDARIKAIDDLLAKEAELNTDADYETQLREKQARVDLLASAVGPEGIQEREDTIKEIERMRLEHDRDLRKRELESQKKAIQDEKSEQETAFENEKAAAEAQYTALAEAFDSYSGNIKSIEDGIAAFRVSSSATANAQILADLDNFLAQYNAKMAVVANASLSGRDADLAEYNSNKDAWDAAKASGNKAEMARLEVRNAEIRKQYGITKDTGKLQSFATGGIVQGASGSAVMVQAHAGEIVLNPQQQAALWGLLNGGATAAHSGLAPSAQPTQQITNHIDMSIGSVEAADPDTGRAIVDERARVAARIQAQGVKTR, from the coding sequence GTGACGAAGATCGAAGCAGTAGACGTAGGGGGTATACGCGCCAAGATTACCGCGGACATAAGCGGGTATGAGGCGGGGGTTGAGCGGGCCAAGGCGAAAACGGCCGAGCTAGGAGTTGCCGGCAGACAGGCAAGTGCCGGATTAGCTCAAATGGCGGAGACTCGTAGTAAAATTACGCAGCTAACGTCGGTATTGGACAACGTTAACTCGCGTATTGAGGTCCAGCGGAAGAAATTAGCGGAGCTTAAAGCATCTTACGATACAACGTTTGACGCGCAGAAACGCAGTAAGCTAGAGGCTCAAATTGCGAATACGGAAGGGGCGTTACTCCGGCTTACCGCGACCTCAGACAAAACGGCAAAGCAAATATGGGCGCTTGAGGATTCGCTTGCTAAGTCCGGAAAGTCTGCGCAAATCACCTCCGCTAATTTTAAGCAAATCGGAGACAGTCTACGGCAGCTAGGCGCAAGCTCATCTCAAATAGCGGCAATTGAGAAGTCGTTGAAGCAGGCGAACCCGGAAGTGTTGAAGCGGGAACTCGCTGAGGTAACGGCGGAGATGAAGCGTCTTGGCGCGAGCAGCGCAGATATCGATAAAGTAACGAAGGAATTAGAGCGTAATGCAACGTCATCAAGACGGGTATCTAACGAGGTTAAGGCGCTAGGAGTTGCGTACACGGGACTGGCAGTAGCGATGGGCGTGGCTATTACCAAAGCTGTTAAAACCTCCGCTGACTTTGAGCAATCGATGGCTAACGTCAAAGCGATCTCAGAGGCAACGGGTGACGAGTTTGAGCGGTTAAAAAACCAAGCGCTACAGTTAGGTGCCACGACCGCATATACTGCGGCTCAAAGTGCTGACGCGCAGGCTTTGCTCGCTCAGGCCGGCTTTAAGACGAACGAAATTATCGCGGCCATGCCTGGCGTCTTATCGCTTGCGGCCGCAGGGCAGGTCGACCTCGCAACAACAGCGGATATCTCATCGAGTATTTTGCGTGGATTCGGGCTGCAAGCGGAAGAGACGAGCCGAGTTGTAGACGTCCTCGCTAAATCCTCAATCGACACAAACGCGGACGTTACGGACTTAGGTTATGCGATGAAATATGTGGCTCCGGTAGCGGCATCGATGGGTATATCGATTGAGGAAGCAACGGCAGCCGTCGGCGAACTCAGTAACGCAGGTATTAAAGGCGAAATGGCTGGCACGCAACTTCGCGCAATTCTTCTCGCGCTCGCTTCCCCGTCTAAAGAAGCCGCGTTTTATATGGAGAGACTCGGCGTCAATATTAAAGACAGCTCAGGCAATATCGTGCCACTCTCGAACTTGATCGGACAACTAACATCTGTATGGGGGCGCTTAACACAGGCGCAGCAGGCGGACGTTGCAGCTACGCTCGTAGGACGTGAGGCAGCATCCGGATTTATCACGCTCATTCAAAACGGGCAAGGCACACTCGACCAATATACGGAGTCGCTCAAAAACGCAGGCGGCACGGCTGAGCGGGTTGCCGGCGTACAGATGGATACGCTGAAAGGCTCGATAACGGAAATGAAATCGGCGCTAGAGGGTGTAGGCATTACCGTCGGAGACACGTTTGCCCCTGCGATAAGGGGAGCGGCGGAGGGTATAACGAAGCTGCTATCCGGCTTCTCGCAAATGAACCCTGAGATGCGGAATGCGATCGTAATCTTCGCAACAATTACGCCGCTTGTCGCCGGAGCTATTACTGCAGTTGTGGCGCTTCGGGCGGCCTTCGCTACGCTACAAACCACGCTTGCAGCAGCCGGGGTCCAAATGGCGACGTTCAGTGCGAGTATTCCGGTTATTGGCGCGATATCACTTGCGGTGGGTGCGTTAGCTGCCGGAATATCAGCGATTGTTGCTAAGAATAGGGAAGCTGCTGAAGCGGTTAAAAAACACGACGATGCACAGAAAGCCCTAAACGATACGCTCAATAAGTCGCCGCTTAGTCGTAGCGTCCAGGAGCTTAAAGAATTGAAGGCTAAGCACGACGAGCTTGCGAAGGTGTTAGATCAGCGGACTAAATTCCAAGAAAGATTGAACGAGCTGGAAGCCCAGGGTAGCAAAGGTGATAATTACGGGGTTGTTTCAGAGATAGACGTGCTAAAAGAGGGAATAGAGGGGCTCGACGAAAAGCTGCGAGAACTCGGCTATGACTCTGCGCCCGAAGCGCAGAAGAAGCTCGCCGAAATGGGGAAGGCGGCTGAACAATCCGTTCCGGCACTCCTCGAAATGAAGCGCGCCGAAATCGATGACCTGGCCGCTAAAAACGATAAAATCTCCACGATGGAGGGACTCGTTAAACGGTACCGGGAACTCTCGGGTGCGCAGAACACTAGCGCCGCGCAGCAGCAGGAACTCGTTAGCATCACCGATCAACTCCGCAAGCAATATCCGGATCTTAACGACAAACTCGGCACAGCGACGACAATGCGGGCGGGCGAAGTCGACATGGTTCAGAAGCAAATACAGGCCGACCGTAATTTTTACGAACAATCTGCGAAGAGTATGCGCGGCTATCTAACGAACCTACAGAAGACGACGGAGGCCCAGCGCTCCGAGATCATGGCGCAAATCCAGAACTATCAGCAGTTGATAAATGTGATGTCTACGCTGGCTGGCGCTAAAGCCGGGGCATCGATTATCGCGCCTGCCGGAAAAAACCACAAGTCAACGCTCAAAACGGACCAAGGCGAGCTATTTGATTTAGAGCAAAAACTCGCGGCTAACAATCAGGCGGAGCAAGCGGTCAAACGCGCCCTAGCGAGTTTAGACGCTGGCTACAAGGGAGGAGGCGCTAAGCTTCCGAGTATTGACCTGACGCCTCCGTCTAAAACGCGCAAAGCGAAGACTGGCGGGGCCAAGGCGAAGAAGACGAAAAAGTCCGGAAAGTCGGCGGCTGAATTGGCGGAAGAAGCCCGCAAGAAAGCGTATGACGCGGACATTGCGACGGTACGTTACCAGGCGGACATGTACGATTGGTCTGCCGATAAGCAAATCGAGGCGTACGAAAAGGTACGCGGCCGTCACAAAAAGTACCTTGCGGAGTCTATCGAGGATCAGCGCACACTCAACCTACAACTTAAGCGGCTGACGGAGGATAGCGTTAAGTCACGCTACGAACTGTCAACAACGTGGATCGATAAGGACCAACGACGCATGGAAGAGGCGAATAAGACGGACGTTGAGATGGCGAAGGCGAAAGTTGACGCTTACACTCGCCTGCGCAGTAAATACGCGAAAACCTCCGATCAGTTTAAAGATGCGGACGACAAGCTGTATCAGGCGCGTAAGGAACTCACCTCTGCGCTAGTAGCCGAGTCAAAGCGTCAGTACGAAGCCTCGGCCGAGTGGATCGAGAAGGAAGAGCGCCGCATGGAAGACGCCGGCAAATCCGAACAGGACATCGCGGCTGCGAAGCTTGCGGCCTGGACTCGGGTTCGCGATCGTTACAAGAAGGAATCTGAGCTTTACAAAAAGGACTCCGAGCTATACAAAAGTTACTCTGAACTATATAAGAAGGCCGACGAGGAGGTCTACCGGGCGCGCAAGGACCTGACGCAGAAATCGGAGAAACTTGCGGAGGACCTCGTTAAGACGCAGAAGTCCTCGATCGAGGATGCGAAGAAAGCGGAACTTGCTGCGATTGAGGAACGGAAGAAGGCGGCGCTGGCCGACTATGATGCGCGCATCAAGGCGATTGACGATCTCCTCGCGAAAGAGGCCGAGCTTAATACGGACGCTGACTACGAAACGCAGCTCCGGGAAAAGCAGGCACGTGTTGACTTACTGGCAAGCGCAGTCGGGCCGGAGGGCATCCAAGAGCGCGAGGATACGATAAAAGAGATCGAGCGGATGAGGCTTGAGCATGACCGTGATCTCCGCAAACGCGAATTGGAATCGCAGAAGAAAGCGATCCAGGACGAGAAGTCCGAGCAAGAGACGGCATTTGAAAACGAAAAGGCTGCGGCTGAGGCGCAATACACCGCACTGGCCGAAGCATTCGATAGTTACTCCGGTAACATCAAATCGATTGAGGACGGTATTGCGGCCTTTCGCGTAAGCTCTAGCGCAACAGCTAACGCTCAGATTCTCGCGGATCTCGATAATTTCTTAGCGCAGTATAACGCTAAGATGGCCGTAGTTGCTAACGCATCTCTTTCGGGGCGAGACGCTGACCTTGCGGAATATAACTCGAATAAGGACGCATGGGACGCGGCTAAGGCGAGCGGCAATAAAGCGGAGATGGCGCGGCTTGAGGTACGGAACGCTGAGATTCGCAAACAGTACGGAATTACGAAGGATACCGGGAAGCTGCAGTCCTTTGCAACCGGCGGAATCGTGCAAGGAGCGAGCGGTTCGGCAGTTATGGTCCAGGCACACGCGGGAGAGATCGTCCTAAATCCGCAGCAGCAGGCGGCGCTTTGGGGCCTGCTAAATGGCGGAGCAACGGCGGCTCACTCCGGACTAGCGCCGAGCGCACAGCCAACGCAGCAGATCACGAACCATATCGATATGTCTATCGGTAGCGTTGAGGCCGCGGACCCTGATACAGGGCGCGCCATTGTCGATGAGCGGGCCCGTGTAGCTGCGAGAATTCAGGCGCAAGGAGTGAAGACGCGATGA
- a CDS encoding minor capsid protein, producing MALTVANINAYLRSAVPGNYVGNEFLAASPDDCAYTRITGGYNPSQWTSKRRPSFQIVLRAKSAAAAETQANAIYDDLHGKAAFSLGGTRVVKCVADQSAPIYLGKDANGRTQYSLNFTLTTI from the coding sequence ATGGCGCTGACAGTAGCGAACATTAACGCGTACCTGCGGTCAGCAGTTCCGGGAAACTACGTAGGCAACGAATTTTTGGCGGCGAGCCCGGACGATTGTGCCTACACTCGGATCACGGGCGGCTATAACCCGTCACAGTGGACGAGCAAGCGAAGGCCGTCGTTTCAAATCGTCCTACGTGCGAAGAGTGCGGCCGCAGCCGAAACGCAGGCTAACGCGATATACGATGACTTGCATGGGAAAGCGGCGTTTAGTCTCGGAGGTACGCGCGTTGTAAAATGCGTAGCTGACCAGAGCGCTCCGATATATCTTGGCAAGGATGCGAATGGGCGAACGCAGTATTCGCTCAACTTTACGTTAACAACAATTTAA
- a CDS encoding SU10 major capsid protein — MSKILSGELIGKRESVTDQLLLLNSYQAPLISMLGFGSPVTQVEHIWFEDSMFGNESKVIAVADATETTLSVAEVEPFRADQVVKIGDELLLVTGVDTVSNKLAVMRGYAGTNAADIKVGETLTVQFTAGSEGADARGSRYKKRVRKSNITQIFDDTVEISGTAAVVASYGIDDLYEYEKAKKLLELTLQAEKAFIGGIRYENGTVRQMDGIRSFLETNITNLNNEALTMDVLNDSLQSIYTAGGFKSGGNYEIVVPAKQKRAIGKFSDNLIRINNGDEARGTVVNRLITDFGEFNVSINDNLDNDEVLILDKNRISLKPLTGRDFGHEYLGKKGDYYQGQIVGEFTLELLQEAAHARIKGAK; from the coding sequence ATGTCTAAAATTCTTTCTGGTGAACTGATTGGTAAACGTGAGTCTGTCACAGACCAACTTCTGCTATTAAATTCATACCAAGCTCCATTGATTTCCATGTTAGGCTTTGGCTCACCAGTCACTCAGGTTGAGCATATCTGGTTTGAAGACTCTATGTTTGGAAACGAATCTAAGGTCATCGCCGTAGCCGATGCTACCGAAACAACTCTTTCGGTAGCAGAAGTCGAACCATTTAGAGCAGACCAGGTTGTTAAAATTGGGGATGAGCTACTCCTTGTTACTGGAGTCGATACAGTTTCTAATAAGCTTGCTGTTATGCGTGGGTACGCTGGAACAAATGCAGCAGATATTAAGGTAGGCGAGACTTTAACTGTACAATTTACCGCTGGTTCTGAGGGTGCCGACGCGAGAGGAAGTCGCTACAAGAAACGTGTTAGAAAGTCTAATATTACGCAAATTTTCGATGACACTGTTGAAATCTCTGGTACTGCGGCGGTAGTAGCTAGCTACGGAATCGACGATTTGTATGAATATGAGAAAGCCAAGAAATTGCTTGAACTCACCCTCCAAGCGGAGAAAGCTTTCATTGGTGGGATACGTTATGAAAATGGAACTGTACGCCAAATGGACGGTATCCGTAGCTTTTTGGAAACGAACATTACGAACCTGAACAACGAGGCTCTTACAATGGACGTACTTAACGATTCCTTACAGAGCATTTACACAGCCGGTGGATTTAAAAGCGGTGGTAACTATGAAATCGTAGTACCAGCGAAGCAAAAGCGTGCTATCGGCAAATTCAGCGACAACCTCATCAGAATTAATAACGGTGATGAAGCTCGCGGAACGGTAGTAAATCGCTTGATTACGGACTTCGGTGAGTTCAACGTTTCTATTAACGATAACTTGGATAATGATGAAGTTTTGATTCTTGATAAAAACCGTATCTCTCTTAAACCGCTGACGGGCCGCGACTTTGGGCATGAGTACCTCGGCAAGAAGGGCGATTACTATCAAGGTCAAATCGTCGGTGAGTTTACGCTGGAACTGTTGCAAGAAGCTGCACACGCCCGCATTAAAGGCGCGAAGTAA